A portion of the Bufo gargarizans isolate SCDJY-AF-19 chromosome 7, ASM1485885v1, whole genome shotgun sequence genome contains these proteins:
- the LOC122943239 gene encoding histone H1.0-B gives MTENSSSTPAAKPKKSKSGKKSTDHPKYSDMILAAVQAEKSRSGSSRQSIQKYIKNHYKVGENADSQIKLSIKRLVNIGTLKQTKGVGASGSFRLAKGDEPKKTVKKPKKEVKKVATPKKAAAKPKKAAKSPAKARKPKAAEKKTKKVAKKKAAPSPKKVKKTKTVKAKPVKAPKVKKAKPAKPKAKSSPKKSTRKK, from the coding sequence ATGACTGAAAACTCATCCTCCACCCCAGCGGCCAAGCCCAAGAAATCCAAGTCGGGCAAGAAATCCACTGACCACCCCAAGTACTCGGACATGATCCTGGCAGCCGTCCAGGCGGAGAAGAGCCGATCGGGCTCCTCGCGTCAGTCCATCCAGAAGTACATCAAGAACCACTACAAAGTGGGCGAGAACGCCGACTCCCAGatcaaactgtccatcaaaaggCTGGTCAACATCGGCACCCTCAAGCAAACCAAGGGTGTGGGTGCCtccggctccttcaggttggCCAAGGGAGATGAGCCTAAAAAAACTGTAAAGAAACCCAAGAAGGAAGTCAAAAAAGTGGCTACTCCAAAGAAGGCAGCAGCCAAACCTAAGAAAGCAGCCAAGTCTCCAGCCAAAGCCAGGAAGCCCAAAGCCGCCGAGAAGAAGACAAAGAAGGTGGCCAAGAAGAAAGCAGCTCCCTCACCCAAGAAAgtcaagaagacaaagactgtGAAAGCCAAACCTGTCAAGGCACCTAAGGTGAAGAAAGCCAAGCCGGCCAAACCCAAGGCTAAGTCCAGCCCAAAGAAGTCTACACGGAAGAAGTAA